One Coffea arabica cultivar ET-39 chromosome 5e, Coffea Arabica ET-39 HiFi, whole genome shotgun sequence DNA segment encodes these proteins:
- the LOC113743657 gene encoding ABC transporter G family member 10 translates to MDLPTVTPISGHQQVLYSIKTKNLSYKISTTSYDQLGCGVNQKPRCILKNVNCEAKPREITAIAGSSGAGKTTLLEILGGVIVPSRVSGHVLVNDQPLNVTHFRRMSGYVTQDEALFPLLTVEETIMYSARLRLRVGREVAKKRVQELLKELGLDHVADVRIGSESGRGISGGEKRRVSIGVDLVHDPAVVLIDEPTSGLDSASALHVMLLLKSMAKNQGKTILLSIHQPGYRILELFDKVILLSNGICLHDGTLHCLEERLVSTGHFIPHHVNVLEFAIEVSDSLHVEETDIETGESEHNTNLDSNSPVISNVEEKHISYSNSMFKEILILTQRFSENIFRTKQLFAARTIQALVAGILIGTIFLNAYNNPKRSDVQTQFGFFAFSLTFLLSSTTEALPIFLQERRILMRETSRGAYRLSSYIIANTIVFLPFLLLVALLYTTPVYWLVGLRRDIDGFLYFSLVAWMVVLMSNSFVACFSALVPNFISGMSLIAGIIGAFFLFSGYFIPKENTPKCWIFMHYLSLFKYPFESFLINQFGGDKGRRKCVASVGRVCILHGNEFLRRQGIEESQKWNNLIIMLAFILGYRLLCFLILWCRSYRSRN, encoded by the coding sequence ATGGATTTACCAACTGTGACACCAATTTCTGGTCATCAACAAGTTCTTTATAgtataaaaactaaaaatcttTCATATAAAATATCAACAACCAGCTACGATCAGCTCGGTTGTGGCGTTAACCAGAAGCCTAGGTGTATTTTGAAGAATGTGAACTGCGAAGCCAAACCGAGGGAGATAACAGCCATTGCTGGCTCCAGTGGAGCAGGAAAAACCACATTGTTGGAAATTCTTGGCGGAGTCATTGTTCCGAGTAGAGTCAGCGGTCATGTTCTCGTGAATGATCAGCCTCTGAATGTGACACACTTCCGGAGAATGTCTGGTTATGTGACACAAGATGAAGCTCTATTCCCACTTCTTACTGTTGAAGAGACTATAATGTATAGTGCACGTCTCAGGCTGCGTGTAGGGCGTGAGGTGGCCAAAAAAAGAGTTCAAGAGCTGTTGAAGGAGCTTGGACTGGACCATGTTGCTGATGTGAGAATTGGCAGTGAATCCGGCAGAGGAATTTCTGGTGGCGAGAAGCGTCGAGTATCAATTGGGGTTGATTTAGTTCATGATCCTGCTGTAGTTTTGATTGATGAACCAACATCAGGACTTGACTCTGCCTCTGCTCTTCATGTGATGTTGCTGCTTAAATCCATGGCTAAGAATCAAGGCAAAACCATCTTGTTAAGCATCCATCAACCCGGCTACCGGATTCTTGAGTTATTTGACAAGGTCATTCTATTGTCCAATGGCATTTGTCTTCATGATGGAACCCTGCATTGCCTAGAGGAGAGGCTCGTTTCCACAGGCCATTTCATCCCTCATCATGTCAATGTGCTTGAATTTGCCATTGAGGTCTCAGACAGCCTGCATGTGGAAGAAACTGATATCGAAACTGGTGAATCAGAACATAACACTAACCTTGACAGCAATTCGCCTGTTATTTCCAATGTGGAGGAAAAGCACATATCTTACTCAAATTCCATGTTCAAGGAGATATTAATACTGACTCAGAGATTCTCCGAAAACATCTTCAGAACCAAGCAGCTTTTTGCTGCAAGGACGATTCAAGCTTTGGTTGCAGGGATCCTAATAGGGACAATATTCCTAAACGCATATAATAATCCAAAGAGATCAGACGTACAAACTCAATTTGGATTCTTCGCATTCAGTCTGACGTTTTTGTTGTCATCCACGACAGAAGCTTTGCCAATTTTCTTGCAAGAGCGGAGAATCTTGATGAGAGAGACCTCAAGAGGAGCCTATAGATTATCTTCTTACATCATAGCAAACACTATAGTGTTTCTTCCCTTCCTTCTGTTAGTGGCTCTTCTGTATACTACACCAGTTTACTGGCTAGTTGGATTGAGACGAGATATTGATGGATTTCTGTATTTCTCTCTGGTGGCTTGGATGGTTGTCTTGATGTCAAATTCTTTCGTAGCATGTTTTAGCGCTCTAGTACCAAACTTCATCTCAGGAATGTCCTTGATTGCGGGCATTATAGGGGCATTCTTCCTCTTTTCAGGCTACTTTATACCCAAGGAAAATACGCCCAAGTGTTGGATTTTTATGCACTACTTGAGCTTGTTCAAATATCCTTTTGAGAGCTTTCTGATAAATCAGTTTGGAGGGGACAAGGGGCGAAGGAAATGCGTGGCAAGTGTTGGAAGAGTGTGCATACTGCATggtaatgagttcttgaggaggcAAGGCATAGAGGAATCACAGAAATGGAATAACTTAATTATAATGTTGGCTTTCATTTTGGGCTACAGGCTTCTCTGTTTCTTGATTCTGTGGTGCAGATCTTACCGGAGCAGAAACTAA